The Mytilus galloprovincialis chromosome 4, xbMytGall1.hap1.1, whole genome shotgun sequence genome contains a region encoding:
- the LOC143072719 gene encoding multiple inositol polyphosphate phosphatase 1-like, whose product MKLCTYFAYLFCTTVLGNESFMKPLFNTKTLYFWLKDPAESIPDNQHNTLNHNGQTCQLEGLNVLFRHGARYPTIKWIKWMTALQIKLASDSKVISRYPFIKQWSNPFPETKEGTLSRVGEYEMLRLANRFARRFKSSLQGNLNHINFSYTHKNRTQNSYKYFYEGLNETLQTNTQEPNAKVDDEQLRFYDNCHKYNVEVEGNRNTTTEYEAFLRGKKMTNVIRKVETKLGFYNLSAVEVVVINQICALELGMFNNSDWCKLFDVDDLIVIDYLQNIEDYYEKGYAYPINWKQSCPFTSYMFKRYDHTVSTASLQHNKVPQLDISFGHSETIVPVYTAFGLFHDAEPLRADNFDVNKNRTFHGAVIGPFSANLAVALYKCDANSDHVIKMFVNEDPVIIPACGKTVCSYGDFKNYYSKLADCNFAQICQNDPNKPAFG is encoded by the exons ATGAAGCTGTGTACTTATTttgcttatttattttgtacaactGTGCTTGGAAATGAATCATTCATGAAACCGTTGTTTAATACAAAAACTCTATATTTCTGGTTGAAGGATCCAGCTGAAAGTATACCAGACAATCAACATAATACGTTAAACCATAACGGCCAGACTTGCCAACTAGAAGGACTGAATGTTTTATTCAGACACGGCGCCAGATACCCTACAATAAAATGGATTAAGTGGATGACAGCATTGCAAATAAAATTAGCAAGCGACTCGAAAGTGATTTCCCGGTATCCATTTATTAAGCAGTGGTCCAATCCGTTCCCGGAAACTAAAGAAGGGACCCTTAGTCGTGTCGGTGAATACGAAATGTTAAGACTTGCTAATCGATTTGCAAGACGATTTAAATCTTCCTTACAAGGAAACTTGAATCATATCAACTTTTCATATACTCACAAAAACCGAACACAGAACAGTTACAAATATTTCTATGAAGGTCTTAACGAAACTTTACAAACTAACACACAGGAACCAAACGCTAAAGTGGACGACGAACAACTTCGATTCTACGACAACTGTCACAAATACAATGTAGAGGTGGAAGGCAACCGTAACACTACCACAGAGTATGAAGCCTTTCTTCGTGGCAAGAAGATGACAAACGTGATTAGAAAAGTTGAGACTAAGCTAGGATTTTACAACTTGTCTGCAG TTGAAGTGGTTGTTATTAACCAAATTTGTGCGTTAGAGTTAGGGATGTTCAACAATTCCGATTGGTGTAAACTGTTTGACGTAGATGACCTCATCGTCATTGACTACCTGCAAAATATAGAG GATTATTATGAGAAAGGATATGCTTACCCTATCAACTGGAAACAAAGTTGTCCATTTACTTCGTACATGTTTAAAAGGTACGACCATACCGTCTCAACTGCCAGTCTGCAACATAATAA AGTTCCACAGTTAGATATCTCATTTGGTCACAGCGAGACAATAGTTCCAGTTTATACCGCATTTGGTTTATTTCACGATGCTGAACCGCTTAGAGCAGACAACTTCGATGTTAATAAAAACCGAACATTTCACGGTGCTGTCATTGGTCCATTTTCGGCGAATTTAGCAGTCGCTTTGTACAAATGTGACGCAAACAGTGACCACGTGATTAAAATGTTCGTCAACGAAGATCCAGTAATTATACCAGCTTGTGGGAAGACAGTTTGCAGTTACGGTGATTTCAAGAATTACTACAGTAAACTGGCAGACTGTAATTTTGCTCAGATATGTCAAAATGATCCCAACAAACCAGCGTTTGGATAG